The Corynebacterium pseudopelargi genome contains a region encoding:
- a CDS encoding cupin domain-containing protein, with product MQTNTPETFGQAAQQHVPGLFSANDAPAPSDRKVPSVQRVLEAEGCNVILFRFRPGQELREHKAAWPITVQCLEGALEFGWQGQQITLTPGQMLYLPKMEPHWVRAEQDAVLGLQMHTSS from the coding sequence ATGCAGACCAACACTCCAGAGACTTTTGGCCAGGCCGCTCAGCAGCATGTGCCCGGCCTGTTTAGCGCCAATGATGCCCCCGCGCCTTCTGATAGAAAAGTGCCCAGCGTGCAGCGGGTACTAGAAGCCGAAGGCTGCAATGTGATCCTGTTTCGTTTCCGCCCAGGCCAGGAGCTGCGAGAACATAAGGCGGCATGGCCTATTACCGTGCAGTGCCTTGAGGGCGCCTTGGAATTTGGCTGGCAGGGCCAGCAGATCACCCTAACTCCCGGCCAGATGTTGTATCTGCCGAAAATGGAGCCGCATTGGGTGCGCGCTGAACAAGACGCGGTGTTGGGGTTGCAGATGCACACCTCAAGCTAA
- the rpsP gene encoding 30S ribosomal protein S16, with product MAVKIKLQRLGKIRTPHYRVVIADARTRRDGKVIENIGIYEPKQEPSLIKIDSERAQYWLGVGAQPTEPVLALLKVTGDWQKFKGIDGAEGTLKTAETKPSKLELFNQALAEANEGPTAEAITEKKRKAKEEAEAKAAKEAEEAAKAEAAEESAEEASEEAAE from the coding sequence ATGGCAGTCAAGATTAAGCTGCAGCGCCTGGGCAAGATTCGCACCCCGCACTACCGCGTGGTGATCGCTGATGCCCGTACCCGTCGCGATGGCAAGGTCATCGAGAACATCGGCATCTACGAGCCCAAGCAAGAGCCCTCCTTGATCAAGATCGATTCCGAGCGCGCTCAGTACTGGCTCGGCGTTGGTGCTCAGCCCACCGAACCCGTGCTCGCCCTGCTCAAGGTGACCGGCGACTGGCAGAAGTTCAAGGGCATCGACGGCGCCGAAGGCACCCTGAAGACCGCCGAGACAAAGCCCTCCAAGCTTGAGCTGTTCAACCAGGCACTGGCTGAGGCCAACGAAGGCCCCACCGCTGAGGCCATCACCGAGAAGAAGCGCAAGGCCAAGGAAGAGGCTGAGGCTAAGGCCGCTAAGGAAGCTGAAGAAGCTGCCAAGGCTGAGGCTGCTGAGGAATCCGCTGAAGAAGCAAGCGAAGAAGCTGCTGAGTAA
- the rimM gene encoding ribosome maturation factor RimM (Essential for efficient processing of 16S rRNA) has protein sequence MKASEDQVQIGRVIKPHGIRGELVVDPTTDDPQGRFAPGEVLRGVQTGKELSLTVKAMRAHQQRLLISFEEVPDRTAAERLRGVRFFAAPIEEDEAFYDHELEGLRVLNVGAVDAEEANARAYEGAQPEPEDIGEVTRVMRGPAHRLLVVALDEGGEAIVPFVHEIVPIVDLDNEAIVITPPDGLLEL, from the coding sequence GTGAAAGCTAGCGAAGATCAGGTACAAATCGGCCGTGTGATTAAGCCTCACGGTATCCGTGGTGAACTGGTGGTAGACCCCACCACCGATGACCCCCAAGGGCGTTTTGCCCCAGGTGAGGTGCTACGCGGTGTACAAACCGGCAAGGAGCTTTCGCTCACCGTCAAAGCCATGCGAGCGCACCAACAACGCCTGCTGATCAGCTTTGAAGAAGTCCCCGACCGCACGGCAGCCGAGCGTCTGCGGGGCGTGCGATTTTTCGCCGCACCCATCGAAGAAGACGAAGCCTTCTACGATCACGAGCTCGAGGGCTTAAGAGTGCTCAACGTTGGTGCTGTCGACGCCGAAGAAGCCAACGCACGCGCCTATGAAGGCGCGCAGCCTGAACCCGAAGACATCGGTGAAGTCACCCGCGTCATGCGCGGGCCTGCCCACCGCTTGCTCGTCGTGGCACTAGATGAAGGCGGCGAAGCCATTGTGCCCTTCGTTCACGAGATCGTCCCGATCGTCGATCTTGATAACGAGGCCATTGTGATCACACCCCCCGATGGCCTTCTGGAGCTATAG
- the ffh gene encoding signal recognition particle protein, whose product MFESLSDRLSGALSGLRSKGKVTEADINAVAREIRLALLEADVSLPVVRGFIKRIKERALGVDVSKALNPAEQVIKIVDEELTQILGGETRRLNLAKTPPTVIMLAGLQGAGKTTLAGKLAHHLAKQGHTPMLVACDLQRPGAVQQLQIVGERAGVPTFAPDPGTSIDSSDHEMGTSHGDPVAVAREGIEEAKRRQHDIVIVDTAGRLGIDETLMTQARNIRDAVNPDEVLFVIDSMIGQDAVNTAEAFRDGVDFTGVVLTKLDGDARGGAALSIREVTGKPIMFASTGEKLDDFDVFHPERMASRILGMGDILTLIEQAEQKLDQEEALKNAQKLGSGELTLDDFLNQMLMVRRMGPIGNILKMLPGGKQMSQMADMVDEKQLDRIQAIIRGMTPAERENPKILNASRRKRIANGSGVSVSDVNQLVERFFEAKKMMGKMSSQFGMGGGGRSATKKKPKGRKGKNGKRKPVKNKPRQPQMPGMPGMPGMGGGMPDMAELQKLQQQMGGMKLPKGMENIDLNNLDFGKK is encoded by the coding sequence GTGTTCGAGTCTCTCTCAGATCGCCTCAGCGGAGCGCTATCCGGTCTGCGCTCTAAAGGCAAGGTCACCGAGGCGGACATCAATGCCGTCGCACGCGAGATCCGCCTCGCGCTGCTTGAAGCCGACGTTTCGTTGCCGGTGGTTCGTGGATTTATCAAACGCATCAAAGAACGCGCCCTTGGCGTAGACGTTTCTAAAGCGCTCAACCCCGCCGAGCAAGTAATCAAGATCGTTGATGAGGAACTCACCCAGATCCTCGGTGGCGAAACCCGCCGGCTGAACCTGGCTAAAACTCCACCGACGGTGATCATGCTGGCAGGCCTCCAGGGTGCCGGTAAAACCACCTTGGCAGGTAAGTTGGCTCACCACCTGGCCAAGCAGGGTCACACCCCCATGCTGGTGGCTTGCGACTTGCAGCGCCCAGGCGCTGTGCAGCAGTTGCAGATCGTTGGTGAGCGCGCCGGGGTGCCTACCTTTGCCCCCGATCCCGGTACCTCGATTGATTCCAGCGACCATGAGATGGGCACCTCGCATGGCGATCCCGTAGCCGTGGCCCGCGAGGGTATTGAAGAGGCAAAGCGCCGCCAGCATGACATCGTGATCGTCGATACCGCGGGCCGTTTGGGTATCGATGAAACGCTGATGACCCAGGCGCGCAATATCCGCGATGCCGTTAATCCAGATGAAGTCCTGTTCGTGATCGACTCGATGATCGGTCAGGACGCTGTTAATACCGCCGAAGCCTTCCGCGATGGTGTGGACTTCACCGGTGTCGTGTTAACCAAACTCGATGGCGATGCCCGCGGCGGTGCCGCGCTTTCGATCCGTGAAGTGACCGGCAAGCCGATCATGTTTGCTTCCACCGGTGAAAAACTCGATGATTTCGACGTTTTCCACCCAGAGCGTATGGCCAGCCGTATCCTCGGCATGGGCGATATTCTCACCCTGATCGAGCAGGCCGAGCAGAAGCTTGACCAAGAAGAAGCACTGAAAAATGCTCAAAAACTTGGCAGTGGTGAGCTCACCCTCGACGACTTCCTCAACCAAATGCTCATGGTTCGTCGCATGGGGCCTATTGGCAACATCTTGAAGATGCTCCCAGGCGGCAAGCAAATGTCGCAGATGGCCGACATGGTGGACGAAAAGCAGCTCGACCGCATCCAGGCCATTATCCGAGGCATGACTCCTGCCGAGCGTGAGAACCCGAAGATCTTGAATGCTTCTCGACGCAAGCGCATTGCCAATGGTTCCGGTGTGTCCGTCTCCGATGTGAACCAATTGGTTGAGCGCTTTTTTGAAGCGAAAAAGATGATGGGCAAGATGAGCAGCCAATTTGGCATGGGTGGCGGCGGACGTAGCGCCACGAAGAAAAAGCCCAAGGGGCGTAAGGGCAAAAATGGCAAGCGTAAGCCGGTGAAGAATAAGCCACGTCAGCCTCAAATGCCGGGCATGCCAGGCATGCCGGGCATGGGTGGCGGCATGCCGGATATGGCCGAGCTGCAAAAGCTCCAGCAGCAAATGGGTGGAATGAAGCTGCCCAAGGGGATGGAAAATATCGACCTCAATAACTTGGATTTTGGCAAGAAGTAA